The following proteins are co-located in the Deltaproteobacteria bacterium GWC2_65_14 genome:
- a CDS encoding protein TolQ, producing the protein MFDTRVFQHVLLAGPIVKFVLLLLILFSVVSWAIIFLKYRLFKGIDRGQGEFVKAFAEGKNLASLFDLSEKSEKTPISQVFRAGYLELMRIQRGRGAGAPVVSGAIPLDNVERAMRKSANEEIALMETYLPFLATTGSATPFIGLFGTVWGIMNAFSGIATTGSATLATVAPGIAEALIATAAGLAAAIPSVIAYNYFVNRVRTVATRIDSFSIEFVNFLERNVDKV; encoded by the coding sequence CTGTTCGACACACGCGTGTTTCAGCATGTCCTCCTCGCGGGACCCATCGTCAAGTTCGTCCTGCTCCTGCTGATCCTGTTTTCCGTCGTTTCCTGGGCGATCATCTTCCTGAAATACCGCCTCTTCAAGGGGATCGACCGGGGGCAGGGGGAGTTCGTCAAGGCCTTTGCGGAGGGGAAGAACCTGGCGTCCCTCTTCGACCTGTCGGAAAAATCGGAAAAAACCCCGATATCCCAGGTCTTCCGGGCCGGCTACCTGGAACTGATGAGGATCCAGCGGGGCCGGGGGGCGGGGGCGCCCGTGGTCTCCGGAGCGATCCCCCTGGACAACGTGGAACGGGCGATGCGAAAGTCGGCGAACGAGGAGATTGCGCTGATGGAGACCTACCTTCCCTTCCTGGCCACCACGGGGAGCGCCACTCCGTTCATCGGGCTCTTCGGTACCGTGTGGGGGATCATGAACGCCTTCTCCGGGATCGCCACCACGGGGAGCGCTACCCTGGCGACGGTCGCGCCGGGAATCGCGGAGGCGCTGATCGCCACCGCGGCCGGGCTGGCCGCGGCGATCCCGTCGGTCATAGCCTACAACTATTTCGTGAACCGGGTCCGAACGGTCGCCACGAGGATCGACAGCTTCTCCATCGAGTTCGTCAACTTCCTCGAGCGCAACGTCGACAAGGTGTGA
- a CDS encoding type I citrate synthase has protein sequence MAKVAEKTTLKEKLFEKIQAQRPRTTKLVKEFGKVLIDQVTIEQCIGGARDVRTLVTDISYLDPQEGIRFRGKTIPETFAAMPKVPGSEYPYVEGFFYFLMTGDVPTMEQTLEVVEDFKARSRVPQYVFDVLRAMPRDTHPMTMFSAAILSMQRDSLFVKRYNEGMKKTEYWDPMYEDACNLMAKLPTIGAYIYRMKYKGDVPIAPDPKLDLGGNFAHMMGVGKPYDDVARMYFILHSDHESGNVSAHTAHLVASSLSDCFYAYSAAINGLAGPLHGLANQEVLGWCQGVFQKLGGKLPTEEELKKFLWDTLNSGQVIPGYGHAVLRKTDPRYISQMEFCLKHLPDYPLFRLVNMIYKVAPGVLMEHGKAKNPWPNVDAQSGVIQWYYGVVEYDFYTVLFGIGRALGVLCNLTWDRGLGYAIERPKSVTTEMLEKWAAEGGRKLS, from the coding sequence ATGGCGAAAGTGGCGGAGAAGACGACACTGAAAGAGAAGCTTTTCGAAAAGATCCAGGCGCAGCGTCCCCGTACCACCAAGCTTGTCAAGGAGTTCGGAAAGGTCCTCATCGACCAGGTCACCATCGAGCAGTGCATCGGGGGCGCGCGGGACGTCCGCACCCTCGTGACCGACATCTCCTACCTGGATCCCCAGGAGGGAATCCGGTTCCGCGGGAAGACGATCCCAGAGACCTTCGCCGCGATGCCCAAGGTCCCGGGCTCCGAGTACCCCTACGTCGAGGGGTTCTTCTATTTCCTGATGACCGGCGATGTCCCGACGATGGAGCAGACCCTGGAGGTCGTGGAGGACTTCAAGGCCCGCTCCCGGGTCCCCCAGTACGTGTTCGACGTCCTGCGCGCCATGCCCCGCGACACCCATCCGATGACGATGTTTTCCGCAGCCATCCTTTCGATGCAGCGGGATTCCCTTTTCGTGAAGCGGTACAACGAGGGGATGAAGAAGACCGAATACTGGGACCCGATGTACGAGGATGCCTGCAACCTGATGGCGAAACTCCCGACGATCGGCGCCTACATCTACCGGATGAAGTACAAGGGCGACGTCCCCATCGCCCCGGACCCGAAACTCGACCTGGGCGGCAACTTCGCCCACATGATGGGGGTCGGCAAGCCCTACGATGACGTGGCCCGGATGTACTTCATCCTCCACTCCGACCACGAGTCGGGCAACGTGTCGGCGCATACCGCCCACCTCGTGGCTTCGTCCCTGTCCGACTGCTTCTACGCCTATTCCGCCGCCATCAACGGTCTCGCCGGGCCTCTCCACGGGCTGGCGAACCAGGAAGTGCTCGGATGGTGCCAGGGCGTGTTCCAGAAGCTGGGGGGCAAGCTCCCCACCGAGGAGGAGCTCAAGAAGTTCCTATGGGACACCCTGAACAGCGGGCAGGTCATCCCCGGGTACGGCCACGCGGTGCTGCGCAAGACCGACCCGCGGTATATCTCGCAGATGGAGTTCTGCCTGAAGCACCTGCCGGACTACCCCCTGTTCAGGCTGGTCAACATGATCTACAAGGTGGCCCCGGGCGTCCTCATGGAGCACGGCAAGGCGAAGAACCCGTGGCCGAACGTCGACGCGCAGTCCGGCGTCATCCAGTGGTACTACGGCGTTGTCGAATACGACTTCTACACCGTTCTCTTCGGCATCGGCCGGGCCCTGGGCGTGCTCTGCAACCTCACCTGGGACCGCGGGCTGGGCTACGCGATCGAGCGGCCGAAGTCGGTCACCACGGAGATGCTGGAGAAGTGGGCGGCCGAAGGAGGCCGGAAGCTTTCCTAG